The sequence below is a genomic window from Sphingomonas jaspsi DSM 18422.
GCCGATCGCTTCGATGCGGTCGCCGTTGACCAGGATGGTGCCGTTTTCGATCACCTCGTCGCCGCGCATGGTGACGATGCGCGCGCCGGTCAGCGCGACGCGGCCGGTGGGTTTGGCCTCGGCGGCGGCGAAGCTGAGGTTGGCCAAAAGCGGCGCCGTGGCCTGCTTGCCGCCCTTGAAATCGCCCGCGCCGGCTAGCGTCTGGCCGTAGACGGCGGGACCCTGCGTCCAGAACAGCTGGCGGCTGTTGCCCGCCCAATGCAGCCAGTCGCCGGCGTCGGCGCTGACCCGCGATACCGGCAGTGCCTTGGCATCGGGCCCGACCTCGAGTGAGCGGCCCGACCGCACGAACGGCATGACATAGGCCTGGTAGCGTTCGACCCAGCCGACATATTGCTCGTCCGGTGACACGGCGAACTCGCCGGCATTGTCGGTAATGAGGTGCGTGACCTCATCTTTGCCGTCGACGCCGACCGATTTCAGCAGGTGCTTGTCGTCGTCGCCATCGGCCGTGAAGAAGACGCGGTCCCCCGTCACGCCGAAATGCGGCAGGCTGCCGGCCTTGGCGATACGCTTGCCCGCCCCGCCGCGCGTCGAGACGACGTAGAGACCCGGGTCGCGGCCCCACAGCGGGGTCGTCAGGAAGCCGTCCGACGACTTGCGATAGGTGATGAGGCTGCCGTCGGGCGAGAAATTGGGCTCGAGATAATGGCCCGGCTCGCTGGTGACGACGCGGCCTTCGCCGCCGGCCGACCCGACCAGCTTTATCCGGCCCGCCTTGTCGTCGTCCCATGCGACATAGGCGATGCTCTTTCCGTCGCGCGACCAGGCGGGGTAGCTTTCGAATTCCGCCGCCTTGGTCAGCCGCCGCGGCGCGCCGCCCGCGACGTCCTTCACATAAAGATGGCCCAGCGCTTCATAGACGACGCGCCGCCCGTCGGGACTGGTCTTGGCGAAGCGGGCCATCTTCACGTCGAAGCTGGCCGGGGCGACGTCCTTCTGCTGGCGCACCGCGTCCTCGACGAAGCGGGTGCCGGTGACGTGGAAGGGAATGTCGCTGACCTGCCCGCTGGCGACGTCGACGCGCTTGATGCCGCCCTTGGCCCAATAGACGATCGACTTGTTGTCGGGCGTCCAGCTCATCCCCGGATAGACGCCTTGCACCGCCCAGGTTTCCTGCATGTCGCGGTCGAGCCCGCCGGTCAGCGGCGTGATGCGGCCCGACGCGAGGTCGAGCAGCATGATCGTCGATTCGTAGCGGATGCGGCGGATGAAGGCCAAGGTCTTGCCGTCGGGCGAGGGCGTCGGGCGGATCGCGCCGCCGGGGCCACTGACCAGCGTTTCGATGTCGCCGCTCTGCCGGTCCAATCGCTGGATGACGTAGATCTGGCCGTTAACGTCCTTCGAATATTCGAAGGTGCCGCCGGGCGTCGCGTCGTCGCTGAAATAAAGGTAGCGGCCATCGGGCGAGAAGACGGGCTCGTTGCTGTCCTTCTGCTTGGTGCGTGCCTTGGTCATCTGCACGCCGCCGCCCTTGGCCGCGCCGCCCTTGTGATACAGCCACATTTCGCCCGCGCCGAGCGAGCGCGCGGAGGTGAAATGCTTGCGGGCGACGATGTAATTGCCGTCCGGGCTCCATTCGGCCTGGTTCAATAGGCGGAAGTCTTCCTTGGTGATCTGCCGAGTGGCGCCGCTTGCGCGGTCGATGACCCAGATATTGTCGCCGCCGCCGCGATCCGACGTGAAGGCGATTTCGCGCCCGTTGGGCGAATAGCGCGGCTGCATGTCCCACGCGTTGCCGCTGGTCAGCGCCTTCGCGTCGCCGCCGCCGATCGGGATGGTGTAAAGATCGCCCAAGAGGTCGAAGGCGATTTCCTTGCCGTCGGGGGACACATCGAGGCTCATCCACGTGCCGGTGCGGGTATCGATGGCGACGTCGCGGCCGGGACCGTGGCGGGCGTCGACCGACCATTTGCCGTCCTTCTTCGCCTCGGCGGTCGGTGCGGCGGCGATGTTCGCCGGCTGCGGCTGCATGATGGGCGACGCTTCGCCCGGGGTCGGCGGCGGCGGCGCGACCGGCGGGGTCGGCGCTTGGGCCAATGCGCCGGCCGACGCGATCAACGAACATCCAAGGAGGAGGGCAAAGCGGCGCATGGAGGTTCCCCTGTCTGAAATCGGCGCGGACCTTGGGACGATGCGGCGGTACTGGCAACCGCCATTGGTCGAATTGACGCGGGGTGGGGCCAGCGGCTAGGGCGCGCACCATGACCGAAAAGACCCAGCTTCCCGACCGCCTGGCGATGGACCCGCGCAGCAAATACTTCGACGAAGAGCTGCTGATGAAGGGCGTCGGCATCCGCTTCAACGGCAACGAAAAGACCAATGTCGAGGAATATTGCGTCTCGGAAGGCTGGATCAAGGTCGCCGCCGGCAAGAGCCGCGACCGCTACGGCAACCCGATGATGCTGACGCTGAAGGGCAAGGTCGAACCCTATATCGAAAGCGAAGAAAAAGGCTCCGGCGACACCGCCGAAGCCTGATCCTTACGCATACGCATACATATTACGCAGTAACTGGCAGGGCGCTTAGGCCGATACGCGGCGCGCCTTGCGATATTCGTTGAGCTTCTTCACGCCATAGCCTGCGGCCAGCACGAGGCCGAGCGGGCCGAGGCCGCGACGGGCGATGATCGGGACCGCCGCGCCGATCAGCGCGCCGGTGGTCTTGTTGTTCCGGCCGGCGAGCTTTTCGCCCGCGATGGCGCCCAAAATCTTGGCAAGCATCACATGTCCTCTCGAATGGGGTCTTGCCGCTAAAGCGCGCGAGGCGGCCTGATGTTCCGCCGCGAAAAATCTCCCAACCCGTGGTGGGAATTCCCGCCAACTTTCTCCCCGATGAACGGTCTCTCGATAAAAAACGGCAGAAAACCGGAATTGGCACGGCTCTTGTAAAGAGTGAGCCGTGGACCTGAGGTTGTTCCGACGGTCCATGAAAAGGGAGAATGAACCATGTCTGGTCTGAAGTTTCACCGTCATCTGCTTGCGGCCTTTGCGTCGCTCCTGATGAGCACGATTGCGGTTGGTGCCGCGATTTCGCCGACCCCGGTGTCGGCCGCCAATGTGGAAGTTGTCACCTATGCCTGAATTTGAACCGATCGTGGCCCGTCCCGCCGTCCGTATTGCGCGGCAGGAACAGCAGGTTCCGGAAGAAACCGTGCGCTTCGCACCGCTCGCCGGTATCCTGTCGGGCCCGATCTTCACCCGCACCCGCGACATCATTGCGGCGAACGTGACGGAACTGCTCGACCGGTCGGAAGACCCGGCCCGCATGATCCGCATGATCATCGTCGAAATGGAAGAAACGCTGGTCGAGGTGCGGGCCACTGCCGCCCGGTCGATCGCCGACATCAAGGAAATGCGCCGGGCCGTCATGCGCCTCGACGACATGCAGGCAAACTGGACCGAAAAGGCGCAGCTGGCACTGGAAAAGGGCCGCGAGGATCTTGCCCGCGCCGCGCTCCAGGAAAAGCAGAAGGCGGCCGAAATGGCCGAAAGCCTGCACGCCGAGGTCGCCCAGATCGAACAGGTGCTGCGCGGCTATGAAAAGGACATCCAGCGGTTGCAGGCGAAGCTCGCCGAAGCCCGCGCCCGCCAGAATGCCATCGCGTCGCGGATGGAGAGCGCGATGACCCGCGCCCGCACCAGCGAAGTGCTGCACGGCAGCCGGACCGAGGAAGCCTTCGCCAAGTTCGAGATCCTCGAACGCCGCGCCGACTTCGCCGAGGGCCGCGCCGACGCGCTGGCGCTGACCGGCCCGAAGAGCCTGGAAGAAGAAATTGCCGAACTCCGCGCCGAAGAGGCGGTGGATGCCGAACTGGAAGAATTGAAGGCCGCCTTGGCCGCCAAGAACTAAGCGACGCGAAAAGGGGAAAAGACCGTGTCCAACCGTTATTCGATGAACCGCCGTACCAAGAAGCTTGCCGGTGTCTGCTCGCAGCTTGGCGACGTCTTCAACATCGACCCGACCTTCCTGCGCATCGGCTTCGTCGCCGTCGCGATCCTGGTCAGCTGGAAGCTGGCGCTGCTCGGCTACATCGGCGCCGGCGTCTACCTGCACGTCCAGAAGAACCGCGCCAACGAACGCTTCGATCGCAAGTCGGATTTCGACCGCATGGGCGATGTCGGCAAGGGTCGCACCTCGATCCACGACCTGCGCACCAAGCTGGACGAAAACGATCGCCGCATGATGGCGATCGACCATCACCTCAACACCCAGAACGACGAGCTGGCGCGCGAAATCGAAGCGCTGCGGGAGGGCAAGTGATGACCGACGTTTCGACCCTGATCCTGGCCGCAACCTCGCTAGTCGGCCTCGCCCTCGCGGCGGTGGCGAGCCTCAAGGGCTGGCAGGCCTATCTCGACTACAAGCGGCTCGAACTGGCCAGCCATGTCGGCGATGCGCATCTGCCCCCCGCCGGCGGCCGGATCGAAATCGCAGATCTTCGCGAACGTGTCCGCAAGCTGGAAGCGATCGCAGCAGGCATCGACCTCTAACCCCCTCCGCAAGAAGCGCTCCACCCCGCGCTTCTCTCCTGACGGGCGGTCCTTCTTTCGTGAAGGGCCGCCCATTTTTGTCGGCTTGTGCCGTTCCGCGGTTCGGCTAGGCTGAACCGATATGGGCGTGGGACATCATCAGCACGGGCATGATCACGCCCACGGCAGTCATGGGCATCACGGTCACGGTCATCACCATGCCCCGGCCGACTTCAGCCGCGCCTTCATGATCGGCATTGCGCTTAACCTCGGCTTCGTCGCGGTCGAGGCGGGGTACGGCTTTGCCGCCAATTCGATGGCGCTGCTGGCGGACGCCGGGCACAACCTCAGCGACGTGCTGGGGTTGGCGGTTGCCTGGGCCGGTGCCGCACTGGTCAAGCGCAGCCCAAGCCCGCGCTTCACCTACGGCCTCAAGAAAAGCTCGATCCTCGCCGCGCTTGTGAACGCGCTGCTGCTGCTGGTCGCGATCGGCGGTATCGGCGCGGAAGCGATCCGCCGCTTGGTCGAACCCGAAAGCTCGAACGGACAGACGGTGATGATCGTCGCGGCGGTGGGCATCCTGGTCAACGGCATCACCGCCTGGCTGTTCGCGCGCGGCGGCAAGGACGACATCAACATCCGCGGCGCCTATCTCCACATGATGGCCGATGCCGCCGTTTCGGTCGGGGTCGTCGTGGCGGGCGCGCTCATCCTGTGGACGGGCGCGAGGTGGATCGACCCGGTCACCAGCCTTATCGTCGCGGCGGTCATCCTGTGGGGAACGTGGGGCCTTCTGGTCGAAAGCACGTCGATGACGCTGGCGGGCACGCCGCGCGGGATCGATCCCGAACTGGTCGGGCGCGCGCTCGAAAAGCTGCCGGGGGTGACCGGCACCCATCACCTGCACATCTGGTCGCTGTCGACGACGGAAACCGCGATGACCGTCCACCTGCTGGTTGGGGACGAGGTCGATCGCGACGTCATCTTGCGACAAGCGAACGCCTATGTGCACCAGATGTTCGGCATCGACCATTCGACCATCCAGGTCGAACGGGCCTCGGACAGCGACGATTGCGCCGGCGGCCATCCGCACGCCCGCGACTGCGGGCACGGCTGATCAATAATCGAAGCTGAGCGTCAGCCGGACGTCGCGCCCGGCGGCGGGGGCATAATCCTTCAGCAGGCTGGTGGCGTGGCGGACGGTCACATCGAAGATATTGTTGGCCGCCAGCGACACGGTCAGGTCCGGGCGCCGGTCGAACGGCTTCCAGTCCAGGCTGGCGTTGACCAGCGTATAGGCCGGGGTTTCCAGCTCGTTGGTCGCGTTGCGATTTTGCTGCCAGGCATGTTCGACTTCCAGCCGACCGCCGACCGGTCCGGCCTTGCCGACCAGCGCGCCCTGCACGCGTAGCGGCGGGATCAGCGGCGCCGGGCCGAAGCCGCGGATCGTCGCAAAGGTCGCGTCGGCGGTGCCTTCGGCCTCCCATTCGATGCCGCCCGCGCTGCCCAGCGGGACATGCGCCTCGGCCTCGAACCCGCGGTAACGGGCGCGACCCTGGCGGGTTTCGTAGACCGGCAGATCGTCTTCGATCATGCCGGTCGGCGCCTGGTAGATGAAGCTGGCGTAGCGGCTGGCATAGAAGGTCACCGATCCGTCGAATGCGTCGCTGCTGTGCTTCAGCGTGGCTTCGACCCCGACGCTTCGTTCGGTCTTGAGGTTCGGGTCGCCGACTTCGAAGCTGGCGTTCCCGCCGTGCGGGCCGTTGGCGTAAAGCTCTTCCGCCGATGGCGCACGCTGGCTGCGGGTCAGGTTAAGCCCGAGGCTCCACGCGCGCGACAGGGTGTAGCGTCCGCCCGCCGACAGGCTGAGGGTCGAAAAGCTGCGGTTGAGGTTGGGATTGTCCGTCACGATATTGGCGTCGGCGGTCGCTTTCGAATGTTCGAACCTCGCGCCCGCTTCTACCCGCAGCGGGCCTTTTTCGATGTGCTGGACGGTGAACAGGCCGACGCTCTGCTGCTGCACCGGCGGAAGATATTGTTCGTCGCCGTCGATGTGCTGGCGAACATTGAAATATTGCACGCCAGACGCGCCGCCCCAGCCGTCGGCCGTGTCGCGCTGGTCGAGGTCGAGGCGTGCGTCGCCGCCCTTCGAATAGACCTGACTGCCGATATCGCCGTCGGCGCCGATTTCCGCGTGGCGATAGTTGGAATAGCCGCCGCGCAGGCGCACCTTCTTTAGGAAGCCGTCGAGCGGTATTTCGGCGCGCGCGTCATAGCGGGTCTGGTGGACGTCGATATGAGTGTCTTCCGCCTCGATCGCAGGATCGAGCGAGTAGCGCACCGGCACCCCGTAATTGGCGGTGCGGCGGCTGACCGATGCACCGATGTTGAGGTCGCCGTCGACATAGGCCAGCGCCCCAGCCGCCTCGAAGGTGCGGCCGTCGCTGTTGGGCAGCTTGCCCTTGAGGTCGGCCAGTGCCTGAATGTCGGGATCGCCGCTGGCCAGTGCGGCATCGCGCAGCGGCTTGGCCAGCACATGGCCGCCGATGCGCAGATCGTCGTTCCTGGTCCAGCTGACGTCGCCATGGGCGACGAGATGCGCGCCCAGTCCGACGTCGACCGCGCCGCTTGCAAGCCGTTCATTGGCCGCGGTTCCGTAGCCGAGCAGGCCCTTGGCCTTGACGCCGTCGTCGGGAACGGCGCGCGGAATGCGGCTGTCGATGACGTTCACCACCCCGCCGACTGCCGACGAGCCGAACACCAGTGATGCCGGGCCGTGCAGCACTTCGATCGATTGGGCGGTAAGGGGGTTGATCGCGACGGCATGGTCGCTGCTGGAAGCCGAGACGTCGAGACTGCCGATCCCGTCGACCAGTGTGCGGATCCGGTCGCCCGACAGGCCGCGCAGCACCGGCTTCGAAACGTTGGGACCGGACCCGGTCGTACTAACGCCCGGCTGGCTGGCGAGCGTCGCGCCGATGGTCGGTCGCACCGTCGCGAGCAGCTCTGCACCCGACAGGACCTTGACGTCGCCCAGCACGTCGTCGGTGCGACGGCGGTGGGCGGTGACGACGATGTCCTTGTTGTCGTCGGCCGGCACGCTTGCAGACGCATCGGCCGCGGTGGTGCCGGTCTCCGCCAGATCTTCGGCGAGGGCCTGCTTTGAAACCAGCGCCGCAGCGAGCGCAAACAAGCAAATCTTCGGGGTCATCATGCTTCCGCTATAAGGAGTCGACGCTCTCTAGGGCATGATGATACAACATCGCAATCGCTGCGCCGCACAATTGGTCGCGGCAGCCATGTCGTTTGTCGAAGAGGATTGCGGGTCCCGGAAACGAGTAAGGCCCGGTAACCGAAGTCACCGGGCCTCCATGGTTCGCGTCCGAAGATTTGAACCACGTAACTAAAACGACGCAGGCCCGTCATGGTTCCGCGCCTGTCAAAAAAATTTCCGAAAAAAATTCATGGCGCCCGGAATTCGACGTTAAGCCAAAGCGCGCGTGGCGCGCCGAGGTCGATCGAGCCTGCCTGGTTTCGGGTGACGGTGCGACGGTCGAAGGCATTTTCGAGCCGCAGCCTGACGGTTGTGATGCGGCCCAGCTGGCGGCTCGCCACCGCATCGACCGTGGTCGCAGCGGGCAGGCGGTCGAGGTTCAGATCGTCGTCGAATGCCGCGCCCTGATGACGCAGGGTGACCGCGATGCCGCTCCGCTCGTCTTTCCAGCGTAGCGTGGCCGACGCGGTAAAGGCAGGCACCTGCGCCGGGCGCAAGGGCCCGATCCGCGCGCGGAGCCAGCTCAGCGCCCCGTCGAATCCCCATGGTCCGCGCTCGACCGACAGGCCTGCTTCGATACCCTTGGTGGTCAGCGCGTCGACATTTTGGCGCTGGCGCAAGCTAGGGCTCAGGGTAACGTTGGCGATCGCGTCGTGGAGGCGGTTGGCAAACAGGCCGATGTCGGCCCGCACGCCGGGCAGCGGGTGCCAGCGCACCCCGGCTTCCGCGCCGACCACCCGTTCCGGCTTCAACGCGGGGTTGGCGAGTGTGGTGACGGGGAAGACGGTGAAACTGCGATACAGTTCGTTGAGCGTCGGCACGCGGATCCCGCTGCTCGCCGCTGCGTGCCAGTCGAGGGCCTTGCCGCTTTGGCCGATCGACACGCGGCCGGTCAGCGCCCTCCCGCTGCGCCGGTCGAAGGGGGTGGTGCTGAGCAATAGGCCCCCGCCGTCGCGCACGATGCTGCGGCCATCGCTGACGCTCCAGCGGGTGAGCCGCATCGACCCGCCAAGGTCCAGGCCCGCCATCTCGCCATTGGCTTCGGCAAAGGCGCCCAGTTCGGCGATCCGCCCGCCATTGGCGCGGATCGCTGTGACGGCGCCGGTGCTGGCGGACAGCGCCCGCTCATAGGCCGTACCGTCGGTCCAGCGCCCGTCCGCACCGACCGCCAGCCATTTGAATGGCCGCCACTCGGCCATCGCGCCCGCGCCGGTCGCCGGTGTCCGATACTGGTCGAGGACCGGCACGAAGCGCGTGGCGCTGACGACCACATTGGCGAAGTTGCGGCGCTGGCCGTAGACGGCAAGCGTCAGATCGCGGGCCGCGCTGACGTAGCGCAGGCTGGCGTCAATTCCTTCCGACAGGCTGTCCGCACCCTTGAACCGCAAGGTCCGTTCGTCGCGAAAGGCGGCGGCCCGGAATTGCAGTTCGCTGCCGTCCAGCGGCGCGACGAAGCGGCTTTCGACCGAACGCGCATTGAAGGCCGCGCGGGCGCTGGCGGCGACACGCTGGTCGGCCGGCGTCGTCCAGAAGCCGCGGCCCTTGTCCCAGCGCGCGTCGAGGGTGGCGACACTGTCGCCCAGTCGGCCGGTCGCGCCGCCGCCCAGTTGCATCGCATGGCCCGTCGAAACGGCGCCGCCCGCCCGCCAGTCGGGCCGGTCGGCCAGCGCCAGGCTGTCGATGTCGATCGTGCCCGCCACCGCCGAGCCGAACCGCCCGCCGCCCGCGCCCTTGACGATGCTGATGCGCCCGATGCGGTCCGGGTCGAGCGCCGACAAGGGCACGAAACCGAAGAAGGGATCGGCGATGGGGATGCCGTCGAGGAGGACCAGCGTCCGGCTGCTGGCGTTGCCGCCAAGCCCGCGCAGGGTCAGACCCTGCGCCGACGGGTTGGACGAGCGGCTGTCGCTGCGGCGGAAGCTCTGCAGGCCGGGAACGGTGGCGAGCGCGTCCTCGATCCGGCCCGACGCAGCGTCGTCGAGGGTCCGGCGCGCAATGACGACCGCGTCGCGCTCGTCCGCGCTCGGCCGCTGGCCGGTGACGACGATGACCGGCGGCTCGGCCGCGGTTGGCAGCATCAATCTTCGGGCGCGACCGTGACCGACAAGCCGTCGAGCGCGTCGCTGACCGGGATCTGGCACGACAGGCGGCTGTTGGCTTCGCGCGCGCCGCTCGAGTCGAGCAAATCGTCTTCGTCCTCGCTCATCGGCGGCAGCGCCGACAGCCAGTCTTCGTCGACATAGACATGGCAGGTGGCGCACGACAGGCAGCCCCCGCACAGTGCCAGCACTTCGTCGACGCCGTGGCTGCGGAGGTTTTCCATCAGCGACTGGCCGTTGGTGCCTTCGAACGATTTGGCATGGCCGTCGCGGGTGGTGACGTTAATGGTGGGCATGGGGGTGTCAGGCTTCCTGCTGCAATAGGGACTTCAACGGGGTGTCGGCATCGGCGAGGGCCGCCGGGTCGATCGTCGCGCCGGCCTCGACCAGTGCGCGGCCCTGCACATAATCCTTGACGCGATTGACGCAATCCAGCGCGATCACCGCGCCGTCGCGAAGATAGATGACCGAAAAGCTGCGCGTCGCCGGATCGCCGCGCAGCACGGTGGCGTCATGGCCGATCGACAGGCCTACGGTCTGCAGCTTCAGGTCATACTGGTTCGACCAGAACCAGGGTGTAGCGGCATAAGTCGCGTCCTGCCCGCAAAGCTGCTTCGCCACCGTCGTCGCCATGTCGTTGGCGTTCTGGACCGATTCGATCCGCACCGGCAGGCCCGCGGCGAAGCGGCTGCGATGCAGCGCGCAGTCGCCGATCGCGAAGATGTCGGGCAGGGTGGTGCGACAGCGATCGTCTATCGTGACGCCATTGCCGCCATCGGCGCCTGCCTCGAGTAGCGGCAGGATGGCGGGGACGATGCCGATGCCGACGATGACGACATCGGCGGGGATGACGCTGCCGTCGCCCAGCCGGACGCCTTCGACCTTCGTTTCGCCCTCGATCGCTTCGACCGTCACGCCGGTGCGCAGATCCACCCCATGGGCACGATGTTCGGCCTCGTAGAAGCTGCTGAGATGTTCGCCCGCGACCCGCGCCAGCACGCGCGGCAGGGCTTCCAGCAGGGTGACGGGATGGCCGAGCTTAGTCAGCACCGCCGCCGCTTCCAGCCCGATATAGCCGCCGCCGACGATCGCCACCCGCGCGCCGTCGCCAAGGTCGGCCGTCAACGCGTCGACGTCGGCGCGGGTGCGGATCGAATGGACTTGGGGAAGGTCGCTGCCCTTGCAGCCCAATTGCCGGGCATGGCCGCCTGCGGCCCAGACCAGCTTGCCAAAGATGAGCGCTTCGCCGGTGTCGGCGTGGGCGACGTGCGCCTCCGCATCGACCGCGACGATCTTGCGCCCGGGGAGCAGGTCGATCTGCTTTTCCGCCCAGAATGCGGCGGGGCGGATGGCAAGGCTGTCGGCTTCCTTTGTGCCGGCCAGATAATCCTTCGACAGCGGCGGTCGTTCATAGGGCAAGTCGCGCTCTTCGCCGGCCAGCGCGATGCTGCCTGCATAGCCCTGCTGGCGCAGCGCGATCGCGCATTGCGCCCCGGCATGGCCGCTGCCGACGATGAGAACGTCGTGGTTCACAGCGCCTCGATGATCGTCGCGTTGGCGATGCCACCGCCTTCGCACATGGTCTGGAGCCCGAACCGCTTGCCGCGCGCCCGCAGCGCATGGACCAGCGTCGCCATCAGCTTGGTCCCGCTGGCGCCGAGCGGATGGCCGAGCGCGATCGCGCCGCCATTGACGTTGAGCTTGTCCGGATCGGCGCCGAGGTCGTGTAGCCACGCCATCGGCACGGGCGCGAAGGCTTCGTTGACTTCGAACAGGTCGATGTCGCCAAGGGCCCGGCCGCTGCGATCGAGCACACGGCGGGTGGCGGGAATCGGCTCCATCAGCATGATCACCGGGTCGCCCGCGGTCACCGCAAGCGCGTCGATCCGCGCGAGCGGGGTGAGGCCATGCTCTTTCAGCGCGCGTTCCGATACAACCAGCACGCCCGACGACCCGTCGCAGACCTGGCTGGCATTGCCCGCCGTGATCGCGCCGTCTGGCACCAGCGTCTTCAGCGAGCCCAGCCCCTCCAGCGACGCGTCGCGGCGGATGCCTTCGTCATGCGCGTGGCGGATCGCATTGCCTTCCTTGTCGACGCCGTCGACGACGACGATTTCGCGATCGAAAGCGCCCGCGTCGGTGGCAGCGACGGCCTTGCGGTGGCTGTCGAGCGCGAATTGGTCGAGCTGGCCACGCTGGAAATCATAGTTGCTCGCGATCATTTCCGCGCCGGTGAATTGGCTGAACTGGTCGACGCCGTAGCGGTCCTTGATCGACTGCGGCCAAGGACCGATCCCTACGCCGGCCTGCGCGGCGAGGATGGTCGGGGTGCCCATCGGCACGCGGGTCATGCTTTCGACGCCGCAGGCGATGACCACATCCTGCGTCCCGCTCATCACCGCCTGCGCCGCGAAGTGCAGCGCCTGCTGGCTCGACCCGCACTGGCGGTCGATGCTGACCGCCGGGACGCTGTCGGGCAGGTTGGACGCCAGCACGATATTGCGGCCGATGTGGAAGCTTTGTTCGCCGACCTGGCTGACGCAGCCGGCGATGACGTCCTCGACGGCCGCGGGATCGATGCCGCTCCGCTCGACCAGCGCGTTGAGCACCGCCGCGCCAAGGTCGGCCGGATGCCAGTCGCGCAGCGCACCGCCGCGGCGTCCGCCGGCGGTCCGCAAGGCTTCGACGATATAGGCTTGGGCCATGGTCAATCTCTCCGTGTGATCAATTCGTAGCGAGGCTGCTGGGTCCGCCAAGGACCAAAGTCGCCTGGCTCGATAGGGTCCCGCCATTGCCATGGGCAAGGGCAAGTTCGGCGCCTTCGATGGAATTGGCGGCGGTGCCGCGCAGCTGGCGCACCGCCTCGACGATCGCGAACAGCCCGTACATGCCGGGGTGGCAGCAGCTCAGGCCCCCGCCGTTGGTATTGACCGGCAGCGCGCCGCCGGGCGCGATGGCGCCGCTGGCGACGAACGGACCGCCGTCGCCCTTGGCGCAAAAGCCGAGGTCTTCGAGGAACAGGATCGTGTTGATGGTGAAGGCGTCGTAGAGCTGGACGACGTCGATTTCGCCCGCGACGACGCCTGCCATTTCCATTGCGCGCGGACCGCTTTCCGCGGCGGCGGTGCGGGTGAGGTCGGGCATGCAGCTGATCGCGTGATGATGCGTCGCCGCCGCCGCGCCGAGCAGCGCGACGGGCTGCGCTTTGAGGTCGCGGGCGCGGCCGGCGCGGGTCATGACGATCGCCGCCGCGCCGTCGGTGACGAGGCAGCAGTCGGCCTTGCTGAGCGGCGTCGAAATCATCCGCGAGGCCAGGCAATCGTCGATGCTCAGCGGCCCGCGCTCCACAGCC
It includes:
- a CDS encoding amidohydrolase family protein, with translation MRRFALLLGCSLIASAGALAQAPTPPVAPPPPTPGEASPIMQPQPANIAAAPTAEAKKDGKWSVDARHGPGRDVAIDTRTGTWMSLDVSPDGKEIAFDLLGDLYTIPIGGGDAKALTSGNAWDMQPRYSPNGREIAFTSDRGGGDNIWVIDRASGATRQITKEDFRLLNQAEWSPDGNYIVARKHFTSARSLGAGEMWLYHKGGAAKGGGVQMTKARTKQKDSNEPVFSPDGRYLYFSDDATPGGTFEYSKDVNGQIYVIQRLDRQSGDIETLVSGPGGAIRPTPSPDGKTLAFIRRIRYESTIMLLDLASGRITPLTGGLDRDMQETWAVQGVYPGMSWTPDNKSIVYWAKGGIKRVDVASGQVSDIPFHVTGTRFVEDAVRQQKDVAPASFDVKMARFAKTSPDGRRVVYEALGHLYVKDVAGGAPRRLTKAAEFESYPAWSRDGKSIAYVAWDDDKAGRIKLVGSAGGEGRVVTSEPGHYLEPNFSPDGSLITYRKSSDGFLTTPLWGRDPGLYVVSTRGGAGKRIAKAGSLPHFGVTGDRVFFTADGDDDKHLLKSVGVDGKDEVTHLITDNAGEFAVSPDEQYVGWVERYQAYVMPFVRSGRSLEVGPDAKALPVSRVSADAGDWLHWAGNSRQLFWTQGPAVYGQTLAGAGDFKGGKQATAPLLANLSFAAAEAKPTGRVALTGARIVTMRGDEVIENGTILVNGDRIEAIGAGVAIPAGTQTVDASGKTVIPGLIDAHWHGPMGAERIIPQQNWVHAAALAYGVTTVHDPSNDTFEIFAASEYQKAGKILGPRIFSTGTILYGATTPFTVEINSLDDALSHLRRLKASGAWSVKSYNQPRREQRQMIIEAARQLGMEVVPEGGSLFEMNMTMIADGHTTIEHSLPVQHIYDDVLQYWKGSGTAWTPTLVVAYGGPFGENYWYQHTNVWEEPILSKWVPRPLLDARSRRRVMNPPEEDNVINVARMAKQVNDLGVPLSIGAHGQREGLGAHWDMWMFALGGMSNLDALKTGTINPARALGLDKDLGSLEAGKLADFVVLDDNPLENIRNSDHVAMTMQGGRLFDRNLQIVAGQSAGSPTGFKPFWFSEQAGGSYTAGTGNGLPHQAHQDD
- a CDS encoding DUF3297 family protein, giving the protein MTEKTQLPDRLAMDPRSKYFDEELLMKGVGIRFNGNEKTNVEEYCVSEGWIKVAAGKSRDRYGNPMMLTLKGKVEPYIESEEKGSGDTAEA
- a CDS encoding PspA/IM30 family protein, whose protein sequence is MFTRTRDIIAANVTELLDRSEDPARMIRMIIVEMEETLVEVRATAARSIADIKEMRRAVMRLDDMQANWTEKAQLALEKGREDLARAALQEKQKAAEMAESLHAEVAQIEQVLRGYEKDIQRLQAKLAEARARQNAIASRMESAMTRARTSEVLHGSRTEEAFAKFEILERRADFAEGRADALALTGPKSLEEEIAELRAEEAVDAELEELKAALAAKN
- a CDS encoding PspC domain-containing protein encodes the protein MSNRYSMNRRTKKLAGVCSQLGDVFNIDPTFLRIGFVAVAILVSWKLALLGYIGAGVYLHVQKNRANERFDRKSDFDRMGDVGKGRTSIHDLRTKLDENDRRMMAIDHHLNTQNDELAREIEALREGK
- a CDS encoding cation diffusion facilitator family transporter: MGVGHHQHGHDHAHGSHGHHGHGHHHAPADFSRAFMIGIALNLGFVAVEAGYGFAANSMALLADAGHNLSDVLGLAVAWAGAALVKRSPSPRFTYGLKKSSILAALVNALLLLVAIGGIGAEAIRRLVEPESSNGQTVMIVAAVGILVNGITAWLFARGGKDDINIRGAYLHMMADAAVSVGVVVAGALILWTGARWIDPVTSLIVAAVILWGTWGLLVESTSMTLAGTPRGIDPELVGRALEKLPGVTGTHHLHIWSLSTTETAMTVHLLVGDEVDRDVILRQANAYVHQMFGIDHSTIQVERASDSDDCAGGHPHARDCGHG
- a CDS encoding TonB-dependent receptor → MTPKICLFALAAALVSKQALAEDLAETGTTAADASASVPADDNKDIVVTAHRRRTDDVLGDVKVLSGAELLATVRPTIGATLASQPGVSTTGSGPNVSKPVLRGLSGDRIRTLVDGIGSLDVSASSSDHAVAINPLTAQSIEVLHGPASLVFGSSAVGGVVNVIDSRIPRAVPDDGVKAKGLLGYGTAANERLASGAVDVGLGAHLVAHGDVSWTRNDDLRIGGHVLAKPLRDAALASGDPDIQALADLKGKLPNSDGRTFEAAGALAYVDGDLNIGASVSRRTANYGVPVRYSLDPAIEAEDTHIDVHQTRYDARAEIPLDGFLKKVRLRGGYSNYRHAEIGADGDIGSQVYSKGGDARLDLDQRDTADGWGGASGVQYFNVRQHIDGDEQYLPPVQQQSVGLFTVQHIEKGPLRVEAGARFEHSKATADANIVTDNPNLNRSFSTLSLSAGGRYTLSRAWSLGLNLTRSQRAPSAEELYANGPHGGNASFEVGDPNLKTERSVGVEATLKHSSDAFDGSVTFYASRYASFIYQAPTGMIEDDLPVYETRQGRARYRGFEAEAHVPLGSAGGIEWEAEGTADATFATIRGFGPAPLIPPLRVQGALVGKAGPVGGRLEVEHAWQQNRNATNELETPAYTLVNASLDWKPFDRRPDLTVSLAANNIFDVTVRHATSLLKDYAPAAGRDVRLTLSFDY